Proteins from one Deinococcus sp. AB2017081 genomic window:
- a CDS encoding NAD-dependent epimerase/dehydratase family protein, translating into MSDAHRILITGAAGEIGSALRDLIRDYLPDSGTILRLTDLRDLGAARDGEEVMTADLTDLNAMHGVMDGVDAVIHLGGIPNEHTYERIRDVNVDGTYHVLEAARQAGVHRVAFASSIHAVGYYPREPITPDVPVRPDTYYGVSKVMGETLGRMYFDRYGLEFVGVRICSFQQRPMDARHLSTWLSPRDAAQVFARAVTAPDVGYLIVAGISGNTRRWMTPEGWDVLGYVPQDDAEAHAAQVQDIHGDPADLTEQRQGGIFVDPSYTGLAGKEQ; encoded by the coding sequence ATGAGTGACGCCCACCGCATCCTCATCACTGGGGCCGCCGGCGAGATCGGCTCCGCGCTGCGCGACCTCATCCGCGACTACCTGCCGGACTCTGGCACCATCCTGCGCCTGACCGACCTGCGCGACCTGGGTGCCGCGCGGGATGGCGAGGAGGTCATGACCGCCGACCTGACCGACTTGAACGCCATGCACGGGGTCATGGATGGCGTGGACGCCGTGATCCACCTGGGCGGTATTCCCAACGAGCACACCTATGAGCGCATCCGCGACGTGAACGTGGACGGCACGTACCACGTGCTGGAGGCGGCGCGGCAGGCCGGCGTGCACCGCGTGGCCTTCGCGTCCAGCATCCATGCGGTGGGCTACTACCCGCGCGAGCCGATCACCCCGGACGTCCCCGTGCGCCCGGACACCTATTACGGCGTGAGCAAGGTCATGGGCGAGACGTTGGGCCGCATGTACTTCGACCGTTATGGCCTGGAATTTGTGGGTGTGCGGATCTGCTCGTTCCAGCAACGCCCGATGGACGCCCGACACCTGTCCACATGGCTGTCGCCGCGTGACGCCGCGCAGGTGTTCGCCCGTGCGGTCACGGCCCCGGACGTGGGCTATCTGATCGTGGCCGGCATCAGCGGGAACACGCGGCGCTGGATGACCCCGGAAGGCTGGGACGTGCTGGGCTACGTCCCGCAGGACGATGCCGAGGCCCACGCCGCGCAGGTGCAGGACATCCACGGCGACCCCGCTGACCTCACCGAGCAGCGGCAGGGCGGCATCTTCGTCGATCCGTCGTACACCGGCCTGGCCGGAAAGGAGCAGTGA
- a CDS encoding SMI1/KNR4 family protein yields MTTLNAIWERIEAWYEAQGALAQLQPGATEEQIAALEAFLGYPVSDDLRASLRRHDGTVDGGWPTGTLLGTAASQDEATVWRELLDGGDFDGNTDHDASAGREQVERGWWSHGWVPLDADGGGNGAVVDMTPGPAGSMGQVLDMDHEAGPSGPQHDTLAGYLEEIAEKLESGEYVVADGGVYAADEVEDE; encoded by the coding sequence ATGACCACGCTGAACGCTATCTGGGAACGGATTGAAGCATGGTATGAGGCGCAGGGGGCGCTGGCTCAGCTCCAGCCGGGCGCAACAGAAGAACAGATCGCGGCCCTGGAGGCCTTCCTGGGATATCCGGTCTCTGATGACCTGCGGGCCTCGCTGCGTCGGCATGACGGCACCGTGGATGGAGGCTGGCCCACCGGAACGCTGCTGGGCACGGCCGCCAGTCAGGATGAGGCCACGGTCTGGCGTGAACTGCTCGATGGTGGGGATTTCGACGGAAATACCGACCACGACGCTTCTGCTGGGCGTGAACAGGTCGAGCGCGGCTGGTGGTCGCACGGGTGGGTGCCGCTCGACGCGGATGGGGGTGGGAACGGTGCCGTGGTGGACATGACGCCTGGCCCGGCCGGAAGCATGGGCCAGGTGCTCGATATGGATCACGAGGCGGGGCCGAGTGGCCCACAGCACGACACTCTCGCTGGCTATCTGGAAGAGATCGCTGAAAAACTTGAATCCGGCGAATACGTGGTGGCCGACGGTGGCGTCTATGCCGCCGACGAGGTGGAAGATGAGTGA
- the hpaE gene encoding 5-carboxymethyl-2-hydroxymuconate semialdehyde dehydrogenase, protein MTATIPPPSARDALHERLRSPLLHFIGGGWVPSESGETFEFLTPTDNSVLGHAASGTAADIDRAAQAAHAAFPAWRALSGKKRRAVLHRVADLIEARADEIATAESVDTGQPIRFMKSAAARAAENFRFYADRAEGAQDGLSLPTQGFLNYTLRQPIGPVGVITPWNTPFMLSSWKIAPALAAGCTVVHKPAEWSPVTATLLAEIMHEAGIPVGVVNLVHGYGESAGRALTEHPLIRAIAFIGESRTGSLIQKQGADTLKRVHLELGGKNPVVVFADADLDRALDAAIFMIYSLNGQRCTSSSRLLVQRSVHDDFVDRLAARVAQIRVGDPLDPATEVGPLIHPVQADKVCSYFDHAREGGATVRVGGERIGESGNYVRPTLFTQATSDMRISQEEIFGPVLTVIPFDDDADALRIANDVPYGLAAYVWTSDLTRAHTFAHGLDSGMVWINSENVRHLPTPFGGMKASGIGRDGGDYSFDFYMETKNIAVNLDGHRAQRLGMDMETGS, encoded by the coding sequence ATGACCGCCACCATCCCGCCCCCGTCTGCCCGTGATGCCCTGCATGAGCGGCTGCGCTCACCCCTGCTGCACTTCATCGGCGGCGGGTGGGTGCCGTCCGAGAGCGGCGAGACCTTCGAGTTCCTGACGCCCACCGACAACAGCGTCCTGGGCCACGCGGCCAGCGGGACTGCCGCCGACATCGACCGCGCCGCCCAGGCCGCGCACGCTGCCTTCCCGGCATGGCGTGCCCTGAGCGGGAAGAAGCGCCGCGCCGTGCTGCACCGGGTGGCCGATCTGATCGAGGCCCGTGCCGACGAGATCGCGACCGCCGAGAGCGTGGACACCGGCCAGCCCATCCGCTTCATGAAATCGGCTGCCGCCCGCGCCGCCGAGAACTTCCGCTTCTACGCCGACCGCGCCGAGGGCGCCCAGGACGGCCTGAGCCTGCCGACCCAGGGGTTCCTGAACTACACCCTCCGCCAGCCGATCGGGCCGGTGGGCGTGATCACCCCGTGGAACACGCCGTTCATGCTGTCGAGCTGGAAGATCGCCCCTGCGCTGGCCGCCGGCTGCACGGTGGTACACAAGCCCGCCGAGTGGAGCCCGGTGACCGCGACCCTGCTGGCCGAGATCATGCACGAGGCGGGGATTCCCGTCGGCGTCGTGAACCTCGTGCACGGCTATGGCGAGAGCGCCGGCCGGGCGCTGACCGAGCACCCGCTGATCCGGGCGATCGCCTTCATCGGCGAGAGCCGCACCGGGAGTCTGATCCAGAAGCAGGGGGCCGACACCCTCAAGCGCGTGCATCTGGAACTGGGCGGCAAGAACCCGGTCGTGGTCTTCGCGGACGCCGATCTGGATCGGGCGCTGGACGCCGCGATCTTCATGATCTACAGCCTGAACGGGCAGCGCTGCACCAGCTCCAGCCGCCTGCTCGTGCAGCGCAGCGTCCACGACGACTTCGTGGATCGGCTCGCGGCGCGGGTGGCGCAGATCCGCGTGGGCGATCCCCTCGACCCCGCCACCGAGGTCGGCCCGCTGATCCACCCGGTGCAGGCCGATAAGGTCTGCTCGTACTTCGACCACGCCCGAGAGGGTGGCGCGACCGTCCGGGTCGGAGGCGAGCGGATCGGGGAGAGCGGCAACTACGTGCGGCCCACCCTGTTTACGCAGGCCACCAGCGACATGCGGATCAGCCAGGAGGAGATCTTCGGCCCGGTGCTGACGGTCATTCCCTTCGACGACGACGCGGACGCCCTGCGGATCGCCAACGACGTGCCCTATGGTCTGGCCGCGTACGTGTGGACGAGCGACCTGACCCGCGCCCACACCTTCGCGCACGGCCTGGACAGCGGCATGGTCTGGATCAACTCTGAAAACGTGCGGCACCTGCCCACGCCCTTCGGTGGCATGAAGGCCAGCGGGATCGGTCGCGACGGCGGCGACTATTCCTTCGACTTCTATATGGAGACGAAGAACATCGCCGTGAATCTGGACGGGCATAGGGCACAGCGGCTGGGGATGGACATGGAGACTGGATCATGA
- a CDS encoding PucR family transcriptional regulator: protein MSGTHAVLSLNEVRAELGLAQVTPDVPVPDLSAAPMLLPDVPAPEWRAAYLRVLARTLSPHLPALAELLGDLHGTLTAPQPETDMARWLAAVTGGRATVRSSWGDVVAQAGEPGPVTLTQRLEYDRRPVGILTLEVDSGWEALATLVGDLVRLARLQSAAAGAARRRVGERQFETLLAGDTSGMPGGQTTVLAALRLGTALPRAARAREAHIQQLDVLCSVGEGYFHRRELSCLTTVRGDLALWLWPGRAPEREMRGLHAALLTATAVDFRLGVSQPQAGFGTVQTALRQAVQALDGVQGARSMAAFEHVDPLRAVLDSGALHPLAEQFHTRLARADPDGRLEDTLRQYLAHSGSLGDLATRLHIHLNTLRYRLRRIEEALDGTLSDPAFVARAYLAFQTTREP, encoded by the coding sequence GTGTCCGGTACGCATGCAGTGCTCAGCCTGAACGAGGTGCGTGCGGAACTGGGCCTCGCGCAGGTCACGCCCGATGTCCCCGTGCCCGACCTCTCGGCCGCCCCGATGCTGCTGCCGGACGTGCCCGCCCCCGAGTGGCGGGCCGCGTATCTGCGGGTGCTGGCCCGGACGCTGAGCCCCCACCTGCCCGCCCTGGCCGAGTTGCTGGGCGACCTGCACGGCACCCTGACCGCGCCGCAGCCGGAGACCGACATGGCCCGCTGGCTGGCGGCCGTGACGGGCGGCCGGGCGACCGTACGGTCGAGCTGGGGCGACGTGGTGGCCCAGGCGGGCGAACCGGGGCCGGTCACGCTCACGCAGCGGCTGGAGTACGACCGCCGCCCGGTCGGCATCCTGACCCTGGAGGTGGACAGCGGCTGGGAGGCGCTGGCCACGCTGGTGGGCGATCTGGTGCGGCTGGCGCGGCTTCAGTCGGCGGCGGCCGGCGCGGCCCGCCGCCGGGTGGGCGAGCGGCAGTTCGAGACGCTGCTGGCCGGAGACACGTCGGGGATGCCCGGCGGGCAGACGACCGTGCTGGCCGCCCTGCGCCTGGGTACCGCCCTGCCCCGTGCGGCGCGGGCCCGCGAGGCCCACATCCAGCAGTTGGACGTCCTGTGCAGCGTGGGCGAGGGCTACTTTCACCGCCGGGAGCTGAGCTGCCTGACCACCGTGCGCGGCGACCTGGCGCTGTGGCTGTGGCCGGGCCGCGCTCCGGAACGCGAGATGCGCGGTCTGCACGCCGCGCTGCTGACCGCGACCGCCGTGGACTTCCGGCTGGGCGTCAGTCAGCCGCAGGCCGGGTTCGGGACAGTACAGACGGCACTGCGGCAGGCGGTACAGGCGCTGGACGGCGTGCAGGGGGCCCGCAGCATGGCCGCGTTCGAACACGTCGACCCCCTGCGGGCCGTGCTGGACAGCGGCGCCCTGCATCCCCTGGCCGAGCAGTTCCACACCCGCCTGGCCCGCGCCGATCCCGACGGCCGCCTGGAGGACACCCTGCGGCAGTACCTCGCCCACAGCGGCTCGCTGGGTGACCTGGCCACGCGCCTGCACATCCACCTGAACACGCTGCGCTACCGCCTGCGGCGCATCGAGGAGGCCCTGGACGGCACCCTGAGCGACCCGGCGTTCGTGGCCCGTGCGTACCTGGCCTTCCAGACCACACGTGAGCCCTGA
- a CDS encoding choice-of-anchor I family protein produces MTSPRRAVLILTLLLTACAQPGTPGVPPGPVITTTDFTAFDTPQGAGSIRLGRSGRLSVDAEPHFAAVSPDSRVAWVTLQNNNAVATVDIASGTVTDVRSLGLKDHRVPGQGLDASDYDRINIRTWPVQGMYMPDHIAHVAIGGRSYLLTANEGNPRDETLSSSDAVRVGTLTLDPAVFPDAASLQADTALGRLHVSRPDADTDGNGLADRLLSFGGRSVSVWDTDLALVADTGDAIERDLAARTPATFGSEGTISSFDTRSDDRGPEPEAVTTGVIAGRTLAFVGLERAGGIMVFDVSDPTTPTIVDYARFGDPTAAPDSGDAGDLQPDALLFIPATDSPGGQPLLVVSSEVSGSVTLYTVQDTGRLALTGRYQAAPFAFGQGVASMSAYDRTGKRLLVVNRVAAGLDILDLRDVTRPVKTGTLPLASYGRTPTWAAVRPDGLIAVAVETFPKTDPGHVLFLNADGTLRAPPVTVGALPQMLTFTPDGRKVVVVNAGEANSAGTVDPAGSVSILDVSRALAAR; encoded by the coding sequence ATGACGTCCCCGCGCCGCGCCGTGCTCATCCTGACCCTCCTGCTGACCGCGTGTGCCCAGCCGGGCACGCCCGGCGTCCCGCCGGGGCCAGTGATCACGACCACCGACTTCACGGCCTTCGACACGCCGCAGGGGGCAGGCAGCATCCGGCTGGGCCGCAGCGGCCGGCTGTCCGTGGACGCCGAGCCACACTTCGCGGCTGTGTCGCCGGACAGCCGGGTGGCATGGGTGACCCTCCAGAACAACAACGCGGTCGCCACGGTGGACATCGCCAGCGGCACGGTCACGGACGTGCGCAGCCTGGGCCTGAAGGATCACCGCGTGCCCGGCCAGGGGCTGGACGCCAGCGACTATGACCGGATCAACATCCGCACCTGGCCGGTGCAGGGGATGTACATGCCGGATCACATCGCGCATGTCGCGATCGGGGGCCGGTCGTACCTGCTGACCGCCAACGAGGGCAATCCCCGTGACGAGACCCTGAGCAGCAGCGACGCGGTGAGGGTGGGCACGCTGACCCTCGATCCGGCCGTGTTCCCGGACGCCGCCAGCCTGCAGGCCGACACGGCCCTGGGCCGCCTCCACGTCAGTCGCCCGGATGCCGACACGGACGGCAACGGACTGGCCGACCGGCTCCTGAGTTTCGGGGGGCGCAGCGTCAGCGTGTGGGACACGGACCTGGCCCTCGTGGCCGACACCGGAGACGCCATCGAGCGCGACCTGGCGGCGCGGACGCCCGCGACGTTCGGCAGCGAGGGCACCATCAGTTCCTTCGACACCCGCAGCGATGACCGGGGGCCGGAACCGGAAGCCGTCACGACCGGCGTGATCGCGGGCCGCACGCTGGCCTTCGTGGGCCTGGAACGGGCCGGCGGCATCATGGTCTTCGATGTCAGTGATCCGACCACACCGACCATCGTGGACTACGCCCGCTTCGGAGACCCGACCGCCGCGCCCGACAGCGGCGATGCCGGCGACCTCCAGCCGGATGCCCTGCTCTTCATTCCGGCGACAGACAGCCCCGGCGGGCAGCCGCTGCTCGTCGTGAGCAGCGAGGTCAGTGGCAGCGTCACCCTCTACACCGTGCAGGACACGGGTCGCCTGGCCCTCACCGGCCGCTACCAGGCTGCGCCCTTCGCCTTCGGGCAGGGCGTGGCCAGCATGAGTGCCTACGACCGAACCGGGAAGCGCCTGCTGGTGGTCAACCGTGTTGCGGCCGGGCTGGACATCCTCGATCTGCGTGACGTGACCCGCCCGGTCAAGACCGGCACCCTGCCGCTGGCATCGTACGGACGGACCCCCACGTGGGCGGCTGTGCGGCCCGACGGCCTGATCGCCGTGGCTGTCGAGACCTTTCCCAAGACCGACCCCGGTCACGTGCTGTTCCTGAACGCCGACGGCACGTTGCGGGCACCGCCCGTGACCGTCGGCGCCCTGCCCCAGATGCTGACCTTCACTCCGGACGGCCGGAAGGTGGTCGTGGTCAACGCCGGGGAGGCCAACAGCGCGGGCACGGTGGATCCGGCCGGGTCGGTCAGCATTCTCGACGTCTCGCGCGCCCTGGCCGCGAGGTGA
- a CDS encoding NPCBM/NEW2 domain-containing protein: protein MTHVPPVRFRTAALLLIPLALAACSQAPSTPPVSAANGTQADTALLPWTATDDGLGEFGALALVSGENKLSALGWTSATNGYGPAERNKSNGGSAAGDGRTLTLNGKTYSSGLGVHASSSVTFTLDGKCSTFASDIGVDDEVGSSGSVVFQVYADGTKLYDSGTMTGSSSTKSVSVSVAGKKELRLVVTDGGNGASSDHADWANARVLSCTTSGNVSSSGDVTYKAPLVITKGGTYTGNYRSTDPSIPAISVKTSEPVIIENANVKGPGNLISGFRMQLTVRNTRGYGVNPNISGRPTGRFINSEDTLNLSITNNYLEGTGGIYVRNFIGKGSSGQTIKILRNSVRNIDGRLSNGSGGYQNAFRRYQFVQFNTVRGLVNAEIAWNQVINEPGKSALEENINMYQSTGTSGSRVKIHDNLIWGAYAINTATDTGYAGGGILLGDGDGSSSSTAGGYFDVYGNTIISTSNQGIGISGGHDHKVYNNRIVSSGLLPDGRKIAAQNVGIYVWDMYGSKAGGNWYNNTVFDNKIAWLRHRTDGSTFLNNTWFKDCSSTCYNNTTLINPPTLVTETTEHAAWKTRAASAGHTIGVQ, encoded by the coding sequence ATGACCCACGTCCCCCCTGTCCGCTTCCGCACCGCCGCCCTCCTCCTGATCCCCCTGGCCCTGGCTGCCTGCTCGCAGGCCCCCAGCACGCCCCCGGTATCCGCCGCGAACGGTACGCAGGCTGACACGGCCCTCCTCCCCTGGACGGCCACCGACGATGGGCTGGGTGAGTTCGGTGCCCTGGCCCTCGTCTCCGGTGAGAACAAGCTCTCGGCCCTGGGGTGGACGAGCGCCACGAACGGCTACGGCCCCGCAGAACGCAACAAGAGCAACGGCGGGAGCGCTGCCGGGGACGGCCGTACCCTGACGCTGAACGGTAAGACCTACAGCAGCGGGCTGGGTGTGCACGCCAGTTCCAGCGTGACCTTCACGCTGGACGGCAAGTGCAGCACCTTCGCCAGCGACATCGGTGTCGACGACGAGGTCGGCTCCTCCGGCAGCGTGGTGTTCCAGGTGTATGCCGACGGCACGAAGCTCTACGACTCGGGCACCATGACCGGATCGAGCAGCACCAAATCCGTCAGCGTCAGCGTGGCCGGCAAGAAGGAACTGCGCCTGGTCGTCACCGACGGCGGCAACGGGGCGTCCAGCGATCACGCGGACTGGGCCAACGCCCGCGTGCTCAGCTGCACGACCTCCGGGAATGTCTCCAGCTCTGGCGACGTGACCTACAAGGCGCCGCTGGTGATCACGAAGGGCGGCACCTACACCGGCAACTACCGCAGCACCGACCCCAGCATTCCCGCAATCTCTGTCAAGACGTCGGAGCCGGTGATCATCGAGAACGCCAACGTCAAGGGGCCGGGCAACCTGATCAGCGGCTTCCGCATGCAGCTCACCGTGCGCAACACCCGCGGCTACGGCGTCAATCCCAACATCAGCGGGCGCCCGACCGGCCGCTTCATCAACTCCGAGGACACGCTGAACCTGAGCATCACCAACAACTACCTCGAGGGCACCGGCGGCATCTACGTCCGCAACTTCATCGGCAAGGGCAGCAGCGGCCAGACCATCAAGATCCTGCGCAACAGCGTCCGCAATATCGACGGCCGGCTGAGCAACGGCAGCGGCGGGTACCAGAACGCCTTCCGCCGGTACCAGTTCGTCCAGTTCAATACGGTGCGGGGGCTGGTGAACGCCGAGATCGCGTGGAACCAGGTGATCAACGAGCCCGGCAAGAGCGCCCTGGAAGAGAACATCAACATGTACCAGTCGACCGGTACGTCCGGCAGCCGCGTGAAGATCCACGACAACCTGATCTGGGGCGCGTATGCGATCAACACGGCAACCGACACCGGGTACGCCGGTGGAGGCATCCTGCTCGGCGACGGCGACGGCAGCTCCAGCAGCACGGCCGGCGGGTACTTCGACGTGTACGGCAACACGATCATCAGCACGAGCAACCAGGGCATCGGGATCTCGGGCGGGCACGACCACAAGGTGTACAACAACCGCATCGTGTCCAGCGGCCTGCTGCCGGACGGACGCAAGATCGCGGCGCAGAACGTGGGCATCTACGTGTGGGACATGTACGGCTCCAAGGCCGGGGGCAACTGGTACAACAACACCGTCTTCGACAACAAGATCGCGTGGCTGCGGCATCGCACGGACGGCAGCACCTTCCTGAACAACACGTGGTTCAAGGACTGCTCCAGCACCTGCTACAACAACACCACCCTGATCAACCCCCCCACGCTGGTCACGGAGACCACCGAGCACGCGGCGTGGAAGACCCGGGCCGCGAGCGCCGGCCACACCATCGGCGTGCAGTGA
- a CDS encoding DUF512 domain-containing protein — MTVTAAENIQETLYPAPIKSVEAGSAAERAGVQPGDVLLRVNDLPVTDVLAYRHALSQGPATLEIARPRTAPQIMTGVPGTAQDHHRLLLPTPPSLDETFTFAVEWEDPGLEFEEVLFDGIRKCANKCDFCYVHQMPRGFRKSLYIMDDDFRLSFLYGSFVTLTNLTETDIQRIQDENLSPLYVSVHTANQDLRQDMMKWWRLKVKDPQAVQIRSMIERLEDIDLYTQIVLVPERNDGDHLDETVAYLSGRPNVISAAVVPIGLTSHRTNLPDVRTFTREEAQDSLRRLNVWRKQFLAERGTRFVFPSDELYLLAGEPLPTEEEYEGFPMLENGVGMIRDFLTEGLPELPAALPEPRRVILGTGSLFAESLDRAVEPLRAIQGLTLEVRSVENKTFGKVTTVAGLLTGRCFRHAVKPGEADLLIVPPTTLRYGTELMLDDTSLEELRRELRMDIRAGGATLGELARVILQGAQSSGHQWGMSAHAVKDAGDAPAEAQIAEQGMRGQA, encoded by the coding sequence ATGACCGTGACGGCCGCCGAGAACATTCAGGAGACGCTGTACCCCGCGCCGATCAAATCGGTGGAGGCGGGCAGCGCGGCCGAACGCGCGGGCGTGCAGCCCGGTGATGTGCTGCTGCGGGTGAACGACCTTCCGGTGACGGACGTGCTGGCGTACCGGCACGCGCTGTCGCAGGGACCGGCCACCCTGGAGATCGCCCGGCCGCGCACCGCTCCCCAGATCATGACCGGCGTGCCGGGCACTGCGCAGGATCACCACCGCCTGCTGCTGCCCACGCCGCCCAGCCTGGACGAGACCTTCACCTTCGCGGTGGAGTGGGAAGATCCGGGGCTGGAGTTCGAGGAAGTCCTGTTCGACGGCATCCGCAAGTGCGCGAACAAGTGCGATTTCTGCTACGTGCACCAGATGCCCCGGGGCTTCCGCAAGAGCCTGTACATCATGGACGACGACTTCCGGCTGTCGTTCCTGTACGGCTCCTTCGTGACCCTCACGAACCTGACCGAGACCGACATCCAGCGGATCCAGGACGAGAACCTGTCGCCGCTGTACGTGTCGGTGCACACGGCCAACCAGGATCTGCGGCAGGACATGATGAAGTGGTGGCGGCTGAAGGTGAAAGACCCCCAGGCCGTGCAGATCCGCAGCATGATCGAGCGCCTGGAGGACATTGACCTGTACACCCAGATCGTGCTGGTGCCGGAGCGCAACGACGGCGACCACCTCGACGAGACGGTGGCATACCTGTCGGGCCGCCCGAACGTGATCTCGGCAGCGGTCGTGCCGATCGGCCTGACGTCGCACCGCACCAACCTGCCGGATGTCCGCACGTTCACGCGGGAGGAGGCCCAGGACTCGCTGCGCCGCCTGAACGTGTGGCGCAAGCAGTTCCTCGCCGAGCGCGGCACGCGGTTCGTGTTCCCCAGCGACGAGCTGTACCTGCTGGCTGGCGAGCCGCTCCCCACCGAGGAGGAGTACGAGGGTTTCCCCATGCTGGAGAACGGCGTGGGCATGATCCGCGACTTCCTGACCGAGGGCCTGCCGGAACTGCCCGCCGCGCTGCCGGAGCCGCGCAGGGTCATCCTGGGCACCGGCTCGCTGTTCGCCGAGTCCCTCGACCGCGCCGTGGAGCCCCTGCGGGCCATTCAGGGTCTGACGCTGGAGGTGCGCAGTGTGGAGAACAAGACCTTCGGCAAGGTCACGACCGTGGCCGGCCTGCTGACTGGCCGCTGCTTCCGCCACGCGGTGAAACCCGGCGAGGCCGACCTGCTGATCGTCCCGCCCACCACCCTGCGCTACGGCACCGAACTCATGCTGGACGACACCAGCCTGGAGGAGCTGCGCCGGGAACTGCGCATGGACATCCGGGCCGGCGGGGCCACCCTGGGTGAACTGGCCCGCGTGATCCTGCAAGGCGCCCAGAGCAGCGGTCACCAGTGGGGGATGAGCGCTCACGCGGTCAAGGACGCCGGCGATGCACCCGCTGAGGCGCAGATCGCCGAACAGGGGATGCGGGGGCAGGCATAG
- a CDS encoding type Z 30S ribosomal protein S14: MANTSKVVKAARGHKFAVQNYNRCSRCGRARGYYRFFGMCRICIREMAHKGELPGVKKASW; encoded by the coding sequence ATGGCGAATACTTCCAAAGTCGTGAAAGCCGCACGCGGACACAAGTTCGCCGTGCAGAACTACAACCGCTGCAGCCGCTGTGGCCGCGCCCGTGGCTACTACCGCTTCTTCGGCATGTGCCGCATCTGCATCCGCGAGATGGCGCACAAGGGCGAACTGCCCGGCGTGAAGAAAGCCAGCTGGTAA
- the rplE gene encoding 50S ribosomal protein L5 yields the protein MEQLKQKYNDTVRPALMQQFGYSSVMAVPRIEKIVVNEGLGSAKEDSKAIDKASRELALITLQKPIVTKAKKSISNFKLRQGMPVGIKVTLRGERMYVFLEKLINIGLPRIRDFRGINPNAFDGRGNYNLGIKEQLIFPEITYDMVDKTRGMDVTIVTTAKTDEEARALLQAMGLPFRKQ from the coding sequence ATGGAACAGCTCAAACAGAAGTACAACGACACGGTGCGCCCCGCGCTGATGCAGCAGTTCGGCTACTCCAGCGTCATGGCCGTTCCCCGGATCGAGAAGATCGTCGTGAACGAGGGTCTGGGCAGCGCCAAGGAAGACAGCAAGGCCATCGACAAGGCCTCGCGCGAACTGGCCCTGATCACCCTGCAGAAGCCCATCGTCACCAAGGCGAAGAAGAGCATCTCCAACTTCAAGCTGCGCCAGGGCATGCCGGTCGGCATCAAGGTCACGCTGCGCGGCGAGCGCATGTACGTGTTCCTGGAAAAGCTGATCAACATCGGCCTGCCCCGCATCCGTGACTTCCGTGGGATCAACCCCAACGCCTTCGACGGCCGCGGGAACTACAACCTCGGCATCAAGGAGCAGCTGATCTTCCCGGAGATCACCTACGACATGGTCGACAAGACGCGCGGCATGGACGTCACCATCGTCACCACCGCCAAGACCGACGAGGAAGCTCGCGCCCTGCTGCAGGCGATGGGCCTGCCCTTCCGCAAGCAGTAA
- the rplX gene encoding 50S ribosomal protein L24 — protein MHVKKGDTVIVLSGKHKGQTGKVLLALPRDQKVVVEGVNVVTKNVKPSAGNPQGGQEQRELALHASKVSIVDPETGKATRIRKTIVDGKKVRVAVASGKNID, from the coding sequence CTGCACGTCAAGAAGGGTGACACCGTCATCGTCCTGAGCGGTAAGCACAAGGGCCAGACCGGCAAGGTGCTGCTCGCGCTGCCCCGTGACCAGAAGGTCGTCGTGGAAGGCGTGAACGTCGTCACCAAGAACGTCAAGCCCTCGGCCGGCAACCCCCAGGGTGGCCAGGAGCAGCGTGAACTCGCCCTGCACGCCAGCAAGGTGTCGATCGTCGACCCCGAGACCGGCAAGGCCACCCGCATCCGCAAGACGATCGTGGACGGCAAGAAAGTCCGCGTGGCCGTTGCCAGCGGCAAGAACATCGACTGA
- the rplN gene encoding 50S ribosomal protein L14, giving the protein MIMPQSRLDVADNSGAREIMCIRVLNSGIGGKGLTTGGGGNKRYAHVGDIIVASVKDAAPRGTVKAGDVVKAVVVRTSHAIKRADGSTIRFDKNAAVIINNQGEPRGTRVFGPVARELRDRRFMKIISLAPEVL; this is encoded by the coding sequence ATGATCATGCCCCAGTCCCGCCTGGACGTGGCGGACAACAGCGGCGCGCGCGAGATCATGTGCATCCGCGTGCTCAACAGCGGCATCGGCGGCAAGGGTCTGACGACCGGGGGCGGCGGCAACAAGCGCTACGCCCACGTCGGTGACATCATCGTCGCCAGCGTCAAGGACGCCGCTCCGCGCGGCACCGTCAAGGCCGGCGACGTCGTCAAGGCGGTCGTCGTGCGCACCAGCCACGCGATCAAGCGTGCCGACGGCAGCACCATCCGCTTCGACAAGAACGCGGCCGTCATCATCAACAACCAGGGCGAGCCGCGTGGCACGCGCGTCTTCGGGCCGGTGGCCCGCGAGCTGCGCGACCGCCGCTTCATGAAGATCATCTCCCTGGCCCCGGAGGTGCTGTAA